TGAAAAGTTTACACCGCCCGAAGAGGGCGTGAGGATCATCGTCCGCCGCACAGGGCTGGACGTTCCGGATCATCCCGTGATCCCTTTTATCGAAGGGGACGGGATCGGGCCCGACATCATGCGCGCCGCCCAGCGCGTGCTGAACGCAGCCGTGGACAAGGCCTACAGCGGGGAACGCAGGCTCTGCTGGTACGAGATCTATGCCGGGGAGAAGGCGCAGAAAAAGTTTGGAGAATGGATTCCCCAAGATACCTTTGAGGCCGTCCGGTATTTTTCCGTGGCCCTCAAAGGGCCGTTGACCACCCCGGTGGGGGGGGGATTCCGAAGTCTCAATGTCGCCTTGCGGCAGACGCTGGACCTCTATGCCTGCGTCCGGCCGATCCGCTATTTTGAAGGGGTTCCTGCGCCGGTCAAGGAACCGCACAAGATGGATATGGTGATCTTCCGGGAAAACACCGAGGACGTCTATGCCGGAATCGAATGGCCCAAGGGTTCCGAGGAGGCCGGGAGAGTGATTGATTTTCTGAACCGGGAGATGGGGTGCTCTATTCTCCCGGATTCCGGGATCGGGATCAAACCCATGAGCGAGACCAGGAGCAAACGGCTGATTCGCAAGGCCATCCGTTATGCCATTACCAGGAACCGCAAGAGCGTGACCCTGGTGCACAAAGGGAATATCATGAAATATACCGAAGGGGCCTTCCGGGACTGGGGCTATGAAACGGCGAGCCAGGAGTTCGGAAGGCAGACCATTATGGAAAAAGATCTTCATGGCGGGGAACTCCCCCCGGGCAAGATCCTGATCAATGACCGGATCGCCGATGCCATGTTCCAGCAGATCCTGACCCGGACGGATGAATACAGCGTGCTCGCGACCCCGAACCTGAACGGGGATTACCTCTCGGATGCCTGCGCCGCTCAGGTCGGCGGGCTGGGACTCGCGCCAGGCGCCAATTTTGGGGATACCATGGCCGTCTTCGAGGCGACGCACGGCACGGCCCCGAAATATGCGGGCCAGGACAAGGTCAATCCGGGCTCCCTGATCCTCTCCGGGGTCATGATGCTGGAGCATCTGGGTTGGGATGAGGCCGGAGATATGATTGTCTCCGCCATAGAGGAGACCATACGCCGGAAGAAAGTGACCTATGACCTGGAACGGCTGATGGAGGGCGCCACACGGCTTTCCACGTCCCAGTTCGCGGATGAGATCATCGCCGACATGAAGCCCCTGTAGAGGAGAATTTGCCTTGTATAAAAAAGTCACGGTCATCGGCGCCGGGAACGTCGGCGCCACAACGGCGCAGCGCATTGCAGAAAAGGATCTGGCTGATGTCGTCCTGATTGATATTGCCGAAGGAATCCCGCAGGGAAAAGGGCTTGATCTTCTGGAGTCGGCCCCCATCGAGGGGTTTCACAGTCATGTTGCCGGCGCTCATGATTACGGCGAAACCATGGATTCCGACCTGGTGATCGTGACCGCGGGGATCCCGAGAAAGCCGGGAATGAGCCGTGACGATTTGATCGCGACCAATGCAAAGATCGTCCGCACGGTCGTGAAGGAGGCGGTCCTGAGGTCTCCGGATGCCATCCTTCTCATGGTGACCAATCCTCTGGATGTGATGTGCTCTGTGGCTAAGAAGGCCAGCGGGTTCCCCCGTGAAAAGGTGATCGGCATGGCCGGCGTCCTGGATGCCGCCCGTTTCAGGGCCTTCATTTCCATGGAACTCGGCGTCTCGGCAGAGAATATCAGCGCCTTGGTCCTGGGCGGGCACGGAGACAGCATGGTCCCCATGCCGAGATATACAACCGTGGCGGGGATTCCGATCACTGAACTTCTCCCTGCAAAGACCATCGAGGCCATGATCCGGAGGACCCGGGACGGCGGCGCCGAGATCGTGAACCTGATCAAGACGGGGAGCGCCTTTTATGCGCCCTCCTCTGCCGTGACGGAGATGGCCGAGGCCATTCTTAAAGATCAGAAGAAGGTCCTTCCCTGTTCCGTGTATCTGATGGGGGAATACGGGATACAAGGTGTCTTTATCGGGGCGCCGGTCAAACTCGGCGCCGGCGGCGCGGAAAAGATTATGGAGATCAGGCTGACGGATGAAGAGCAGCGTCTCTTGAACCTTTCGGCAGAGGCTGTCCGCAAAACGCTGCTCAAGCTCGATGCGGAACTCTGATTGATTAGCTCATCTCCAAAAGAGCGGGTGAAAACATAAGGGGTCAAGGGGGCCAGGATTTTAGGGGTCAAGTGAAGCGCCAAAAAACATAAGCATGCCCCGTGGGGCCTGAACCTGAGTGAGCCGTATGAAAGAGATTGCCTTTGATACCATCGTGGAGCATGTCCGTCAAGCCTGCATTGAAGCCAACTGCGTGATTGCCGAGGATGTGGCTCAGGCCGTTCAACAGGCCCTAAACCAAGAAGAGTCTCCGGTCGGAAGGAAGATCCTGCAGGAGATTCTTGACAACCATCGTGTGGCTCGAGATACAAAACTTCCCCTCTGCCAGGATACCGGGACTGCGGTATTTTTTGTGGAGATCGGCCAGGACGTCCGAATGACAGGCGGGCTTCTGGAGGATGCGATCAACGAAGGCGTACGACAAGGTTATGCCGCAGGGTTTCTCCGCAATTCCATGGCGGCCAATCCATTAAATAGAAAAAATACCGGAGACAATACCCCGGCCGTGATCCATTTCAGTCTCACTCCGGGAGAACGGCTCAAGATCATCTTCTGCCCCAAGGGGGGCGGCAGCGAGAATATGAGTGATATCGCCATGCTGAGGCCCGGAGACGGGATGGAAGGAGTGCTGCGGTTCGTCGTCCATACCGTGAAGAAGGCGGGATCGCACCCTTGCCCGCCGGTGATCGTGGGGGTCGGGATCGGCGGGAATTTCGAGAAATGCGCGATCCTGGCCAAGAAGGCCCTGACCCGGCCGATAGGGAGCCCCAACCCCAAGCTGGAGCTTTCACACCTTGAGGTATCCTTCCTGGACGAGATCAACAAACTCGGCATCGGTCCCATGGGGCTTGGGGGTAGAGTCACCGCCCTTGCGGTGCATATTGAGACCTTTCCCTGTCACATCGCATCACTCCCCGTTGCCGTGAACATCAATTGTCATGCGGCACGGCATAAAGAGATTCTCTTGTAGGCAAGGAGAAACGGAATGACCGAAGCCATACGCCTTCATACCCCGCTTAGGGAAGAGGATATCGAACGTCTCAAGATCGGGGACCCGGTGCTTTTAAACGGCGTGGTTTATGCAGCCAGGGACGCGGCGCACAAGCGCATGATCGAAACCTTGAATAAAGGGGAGTCCCTCCCGTTTGACCTCAAAGGCCAGGTGATCTATTATGTCGGTCCTGCGCCGGCGCCTCCGGGGAGGATCATCGGATCTGCAGGTCCGACCACGGCTTCACGAATGGATCCCTATACGCCGATCCTGCTCGATCAGGGGCTTAAAGGACTGGTGGGCAAAGGACAACGTTCACGCGAGGTGGTTAAAAATCTCGTTGACCACAAGGCTGTTTATTTCGTCGCTGTGGGAGGCGTTGCGGCCCTCCTTTCGGACCACATCAAAGAGAACCGTGTTCTCGCCTATCCTGAACTCGGACCCGAGGCGTTGCGGCAGCTCATATTCGAAGACTTCCCTCTGATCGTGGCCAATGATATCCATGGAGACGATCTGTTTCTCTCAGGGTGGAAACGTTACAGGCGCCGCACCCGGAAGAAGGAATAACCGGCCTGGCTTCAGATATCAAGGATTCGGCTGATGGGCCCTGCTCGTATGATAAAAGGGCCGCTCACGGAGAAGATCCCATGGGCAGAATGATCCTGAAACGCATCTTTCTCATGGCGGGCGCTCTGGTGATTCTTGCAGGAACCTCCTGCGCGGTGAACCCGGTGACCGGACGGCAGGAGATCTCACTGATCAGTGAGGAAAAGGAGATCGAGATCGGGAGGAACAGCGATCCCGAAATCCTGCGGAAATACGGGGCCTATCCCGACCCCGCCCTTCAGAACTATATCAGCTCCATCGGTGAAGCGCTTGCCCGGAATTCCCACCGCCCTTCCATTGCCTACCATTTTAAGGTGGTGGACTCACCTGCCGTCAACGCCTTTGCGCTTCCGGGAGGGTATGTCTACGTGACACGGGGGATGCTTGCCTACCTTGGAAGCGAAGCGGAACTCGCCGGTGTTATGGGCCATGAGATCGGGCACGTCACGGAACGGCATGCCGTGCAGCAACTCACGGCGGCCTTTGGACTCCAATTGACCTCCATGATCCTTTCCGCTGCGGTCAAGGGCGGGGGTGAATTCTCCCGGTTGACGGATGTGCTATCTTCCGGGATCATAAACGGGTACGGCCGGGGCAAAGAGCTCAGCGCGGACAGGCTTGGGCAGGACTACATGTTCAAGACAGGATATGATCCTGAGGCCTCGGTCAGTTTTTTGACCGCTTTACAGCGGACCGAGGGAGACCCGCTCGATCCTGTGAGCCACTGGCTGGCGGGCACCCATCCGTATGCCTCTGAAAGGATCCGGAAGGCTCAGGTCCACGCCCGGGAATTGGACCCGCAGATGCTCGTGAAGACGAGGAACAGGGAACGTTACCTGTCACAGATCAACGGGATGGTCTTCGGCGCCGGTGAAAGGGACGGGCTCCTTGCGGGCCGACGGTATCAGAACCGTTTTTTCCGGGTATCCTGTGAGGTTCCGGAAGGGTGGACGGTCCGCACGGGACGGGATACGTGGGCGGCGGAGACCCCGGATAAAAAATACCGGATGCAATTCAGGCTTGAGGAACTTAAAGAGGCGGTGGATCTGAATTCCTTTGCGTTTCGTATGGAGCAGGGGATGGAATTGAATCATGGCGAACTCTTGTCCAGGGGCAGGCGGAACGGGATGGAGACACTCATGGTACGGTACCGGGCTGCATCCGGTTCGGTGATCCTTGGGGAGTATCTTCTCCGGGACCGTGTCGGGATCGCGCTCTATGGCATGGTCCCGGAGGTTTCCACTGGTCAGTTGACTGAGGAATGGCGCAGGGTCGAAGAGAGTATTCAAACCCTATCGGAATCCGAGGCAGGCGCCATACCCCTGGCCAGGATCAGGATCCATCAGGTCCGTCCGGGAGACACCTTTTCTGGACTGGCCATGGAGTTTCTCAAGGATCCGAAGAAGGCAAAAGAGATTGCGGAGATCAACGGGATGAGCCCGGATGCATCGCCCGCTTTGGGTTCGGCCATCAAGGTTATAACATACTATTAAAATTGAGGTTCATCTCCAAAAGAGCGGGTGAAAACATCAGGGGTCAAGTGCTGCGCTCAAACACTTCAAGACCGACGATGGCTGTTCAAGAAAAGGAAAAAAATGAACCGAAGATACGGTTTTAGCTCTCTTTTTATCATTTCTTTTTTGCTGTGTCTGGCGTCTTGTACAAGAGGCCGGGTTCCGGTTCCGGCGGTGCAGCCTCCGGCCCCAAGTTTAAGTGACGCAGAGGCGGCATTCCGAAACGGTCAATACCAGGATGCCGTCCATGCCTTTCAGTCCTTTCTCGCATCAGACCCGGCGGATCCGAGGATCCCTGAAGCCCGCCTGAGACTGGGTGA
The DNA window shown above is from Nitrospirae bacterium CG2_30_53_67 and carries:
- a CDS encoding isocitrate dehydrogenase (NADP(+)) (Converts isocitrate to alpha ketoglutarate), translating into MVEFEKFTPPEEGVRIIVRRTGLDVPDHPVIPFIEGDGIGPDIMRAAQRVLNAAVDKAYSGERRLCWYEIYAGEKAQKKFGEWIPQDTFEAVRYFSVALKGPLTTPVGGGFRSLNVALRQTLDLYACVRPIRYFEGVPAPVKEPHKMDMVIFRENTEDVYAGIEWPKGSEEAGRVIDFLNREMGCSILPDSGIGIKPMSETRSKRLIRKAIRYAITRNRKSVTLVHKGNIMKYTEGAFRDWGYETASQEFGRQTIMEKDLHGGELPPGKILINDRIADAMFQQILTRTDEYSVLATPNLNGDYLSDACAAQVGGLGLAPGANFGDTMAVFEATHGTAPKYAGQDKVNPGSLILSGVMMLEHLGWDEAGDMIVSAIEETIRRKKVTYDLERLMEGATRLSTSQFADEIIADMKPL
- a CDS encoding malate dehydrogenase — encoded protein: MYKKVTVIGAGNVGATTAQRIAEKDLADVVLIDIAEGIPQGKGLDLLESAPIEGFHSHVAGAHDYGETMDSDLVIVTAGIPRKPGMSRDDLIATNAKIVRTVVKEAVLRSPDAILLMVTNPLDVMCSVAKKASGFPREKVIGMAGVLDAARFRAFISMELGVSAENISALVLGGHGDSMVPMPRYTTVAGIPITELLPAKTIEAMIRRTRDGGAEIVNLIKTGSAFYAPSSAVTEMAEAILKDQKKVLPCSVYLMGEYGIQGVFIGAPVKLGAGGAEKIMEIRLTDEEQRLLNLSAEAVRKTLLKLDAEL
- a CDS encoding fumarate hydratase (Catalyzes the reversible hydration of fumaric acid to yield I-malic acid) translates to MKEIAFDTIVEHVRQACIEANCVIAEDVAQAVQQALNQEESPVGRKILQEILDNHRVARDTKLPLCQDTGTAVFFVEIGQDVRMTGGLLEDAINEGVRQGYAAGFLRNSMAANPLNRKNTGDNTPAVIHFSLTPGERLKIIFCPKGGGSENMSDIAMLRPGDGMEGVLRFVVHTVKKAGSHPCPPVIVGVGIGGNFEKCAILAKKALTRPIGSPNPKLELSHLEVSFLDEINKLGIGPMGLGGRVTALAVHIETFPCHIASLPVAVNINCHAARHKEILL
- a CDS encoding fumarate hydratase, which produces MTEAIRLHTPLREEDIERLKIGDPVLLNGVVYAARDAAHKRMIETLNKGESLPFDLKGQVIYYVGPAPAPPGRIIGSAGPTTASRMDPYTPILLDQGLKGLVGKGQRSREVVKNLVDHKAVYFVAVGGVAALLSDHIKENRVLAYPELGPEALRQLIFEDFPLIVANDIHGDDLFLSGWKRYRRRTRKKE